The candidate division WOR-3 bacterium genome has a window encoding:
- a CDS encoding DUF4438 domain-containing protein — MRTIRLRTNIDKVVMLSVQGKVSYPSGSRGHGVDADGRPFLLPSIGGISYNVKVGDPAFGWAGDHIEPGVSCIADWEKRMDHPNTSFHFYSCIGNECRVVTGEAKGAKGVVTGHHGGAEHVLVDFADAVLEKLQMEDKFLVRGYGQGFKLLDYPEVQVTNLDPGLFFKMGVRDTGGKLEVRVAAVVPGYLMGSGVGSRSMGTGDYDVMTTDRKEIARLGLDRLRFGDIVAITDHDNVYGRSWRKGAVTIGVVVHSDCVVAGHGPGVTTVLSAARPLIAPKLDPHANIAEILKIGRFRPKRGK, encoded by the coding sequence ATGAGAACCATCAGATTGAGAACTAACATCGACAAGGTCGTGATGCTTTCGGTGCAGGGTAAGGTGAGCTATCCTTCGGGAAGCCGTGGCCACGGAGTGGATGCGGACGGCAGGCCGTTTCTATTGCCGTCCATTGGCGGCATTTCCTATAACGTGAAGGTCGGAGACCCGGCGTTCGGCTGGGCCGGAGACCACATCGAGCCGGGGGTTTCCTGCATTGCGGACTGGGAGAAGCGGATGGACCATCCGAATACCTCCTTCCACTTCTACTCATGCATCGGAAACGAATGCCGGGTGGTGACCGGTGAAGCCAAGGGCGCAAAGGGGGTCGTTACCGGACATCATGGTGGAGCCGAGCATGTACTAGTTGACTTTGCTGACGCGGTTCTTGAGAAGCTTCAGATGGAGGATAAGTTCCTTGTGCGCGGATATGGTCAGGGGTTCAAACTTCTTGACTACCCGGAAGTGCAGGTGACGAACCTTGACCCCGGGCTGTTCTTCAAGATGGGCGTGCGCGATACTGGCGGCAAGCTTGAGGTCCGGGTCGCCGCGGTCGTGCCCGGATACCTGATGGGTTCGGGTGTGGGTTCACGTTCGATGGGTACCGGCGACTACGATGTGATGACCACCGACCGCAAGGAAATCGCACGGCTCGGTCTGGACCGGCTGCGGTTCGGCGACATCGTCGCAATTACCGACCATGACAACGTTTACGGCCGATCTTGGCGCAAGGGGGCGGTTACGATTGGCGTCGTGGTTCACTCAGACTGCGTCGTGGCCGGACATGGGCCTGGTGTCACGACGGTTCTGTCGGCAGCAAGGCCGCTGATTGCTCCGAAGCTAGACCCGCACGCGAATATTGCCGAGATTCTGAAAATCGGCCGGTTCCGGCCAAAGCGCGGAAAGTAA
- a CDS encoding FAD-dependent oxidoreductase, producing MFDSLNPGQKRTGAVLVIGGGIGGVQTALDLADSGFRVYLTERLPAIGGVMAMLDKTFPTNDCSMCILSPKLVAAARHPNIVLFTLTEVLGIEGQPGNFAVRLLKRARFVNLDKCTGCGDCLAKCPVKLPNEFEGRLSERRAIYRLYAQAVPNAPMIDREYCLKLTKDRCGACAKNCRAGAIDYAQHDTEVTIRVGSVVVAAGSEIAPTALRPEYGHGRYKNVVTSLEFERILSASGPYGGHIRRPADGREPKKIAWLQCVGSRDESAEKGYCSAMCCMYAVKEAVIAKEHMASIEPTIFYMDMRSYGKDFDRYVERAEQQYGVRPVRARVPEVREDPRTKDLFVRFAGDNGQQSERFDMVVLSCGLVPPSRLLELSRKLDIELDRFGFASGSLWEPVGTTRSGISVAGTFSQPMAIPETVTEASASAATAEGLLADVRGALVEAQPSPVELDVRGEPPRIGAFICHCGINIGGIVNVPSVVEYAKTLPFVVYAEENLYSCSGDTQEKIKERIKEHRLNRVVVASCSPRTHEPLFQATCVEAGLNPHLFTMANIRDQCSWVHMKEPERATEKAKELVRMAVARAVRLSPLPRVKLPVTKSALVVGGGIAGMAAALAIADEGFDVCLVEREAELGGNARQIHKSVGGEDVQAELGEMKGRVGKHPRIKVLIGAQIKSIEGFVGNYKTTIELADKSEFCYSHGVVVVATGAQYRTPSEYRYGETPNIITQRELERQLAVQRTSSSSGRVRLWSAGNSVVMIQCVGSREPGRPYCSRVCCAEAVKNAIELKELSPDTDVYVLYRDIRTYGMREEYYRQARELGVVFIRYTPENKPEVKLVEGKPIVLTYDPILGRRLELRPDWLVLSTGVVAQTGSEELAKMLKVPLNADGFFLEAHMKLRPVDFATEGVFMAGMCHFPKFIDESIAQARAAAARAATVLAREFIESEATVAHVDQTRCTACHMCETLCAYRAIEVKTVNETFGIQAAVVNEALCKGCGACVASCRCSAIDLRGFTNENISREIEALLNV from the coding sequence ATGTTTGATTCGTTGAATCCGGGACAGAAAAGGACGGGTGCAGTTCTGGTTATCGGCGGCGGCATCGGCGGCGTGCAGACAGCGCTGGATTTGGCAGATTCCGGTTTCCGGGTGTATTTGACTGAGCGCCTGCCGGCTATCGGCGGCGTGATGGCGATGCTGGACAAGACCTTCCCAACGAACGACTGTTCGATGTGTATTCTGTCGCCCAAGCTGGTGGCCGCGGCCAGGCATCCCAACATCGTGCTGTTCACCCTGACCGAGGTTCTTGGCATCGAGGGTCAACCGGGCAATTTTGCAGTGCGGCTCCTGAAGCGCGCCCGTTTTGTCAACCTGGACAAGTGTACCGGTTGCGGTGATTGTCTGGCCAAGTGTCCGGTGAAGCTGCCCAACGAGTTTGAGGGCAGGTTGTCAGAGCGACGTGCCATTTATCGGCTGTATGCGCAGGCCGTACCCAATGCCCCTATGATAGACCGGGAGTACTGCCTGAAGCTGACTAAGGACCGCTGCGGTGCGTGTGCGAAGAATTGCAGGGCCGGAGCGATTGATTATGCCCAGCACGACACAGAGGTAACTATTCGGGTTGGTTCGGTCGTGGTTGCTGCCGGGTCGGAAATTGCGCCGACCGCGCTGCGGCCGGAATACGGCCACGGGCGATACAAAAATGTGGTCACAAGTCTGGAGTTTGAACGCATTCTTTCAGCCTCCGGCCCTTATGGGGGCCACATTCGACGTCCGGCCGATGGCAGAGAACCCAAGAAAATTGCCTGGCTGCAATGCGTGGGCTCGCGCGACGAGTCGGCAGAGAAAGGTTACTGCTCCGCGATGTGCTGTATGTACGCGGTCAAGGAAGCAGTTATCGCCAAGGAGCACATGGCATCAATAGAGCCGACGATCTTCTATATGGATATGCGTTCCTACGGTAAGGATTTCGATAGGTACGTGGAGCGGGCCGAGCAGCAGTACGGGGTGAGGCCAGTCCGGGCGCGAGTCCCAGAAGTCCGTGAGGACCCAAGAACCAAAGACTTGTTTGTGCGCTTTGCCGGGGACAATGGCCAGCAGTCGGAACGATTCGATATGGTGGTTCTTTCCTGCGGGCTGGTGCCGCCGTCCCGACTCCTGGAGCTTTCCCGAAAGCTGGACATAGAGCTTGACCGTTTCGGGTTCGCTTCCGGTTCTCTGTGGGAGCCGGTGGGAACGACGCGGTCTGGTATCAGCGTAGCCGGCACATTTTCTCAGCCGATGGCGATACCGGAGACAGTCACCGAAGCCTCGGCCTCGGCCGCAACCGCAGAAGGACTATTGGCTGATGTGCGGGGTGCACTGGTGGAAGCACAGCCTTCGCCGGTTGAACTGGATGTCAGGGGTGAGCCACCGCGCATTGGTGCTTTTATCTGTCATTGTGGCATCAATATTGGTGGGATTGTCAATGTGCCGTCGGTGGTGGAATATGCCAAGACCCTACCGTTTGTCGTGTATGCCGAGGAGAACCTGTATTCCTGTTCCGGCGATACTCAGGAGAAGATAAAGGAACGCATCAAGGAGCACCGGCTGAACCGCGTAGTTGTAGCATCGTGTTCTCCGCGCACGCACGAGCCGTTATTCCAGGCCACTTGCGTCGAGGCGGGCCTGAATCCGCACCTTTTCACGATGGCAAATATTCGGGATCAGTGTTCCTGGGTGCATATGAAGGAACCGGAAAGGGCGACCGAGAAGGCGAAGGAGTTGGTTCGGATGGCCGTGGCCCGGGCGGTGCGGCTGAGTCCGTTACCGCGGGTCAAGCTTCCGGTCACCAAGTCAGCGCTGGTCGTAGGTGGTGGCATCGCCGGTATGGCTGCGGCGCTGGCAATTGCGGACGAGGGATTCGATGTGTGCCTGGTTGAAAGAGAAGCAGAACTTGGTGGTAATGCGCGGCAGATTCACAAGTCGGTTGGCGGCGAAGACGTACAGGCTGAGCTCGGGGAAATGAAGGGGCGAGTAGGCAAGCATCCGCGTATCAAGGTGCTTATTGGAGCACAGATCAAGAGTATCGAAGGTTTTGTGGGAAACTACAAGACAACGATAGAGCTCGCCGATAAGTCTGAATTCTGCTACAGTCACGGCGTTGTGGTCGTTGCTACCGGTGCGCAGTATCGTACTCCGAGTGAGTACCGCTACGGGGAAACTCCAAACATCATCACTCAGCGAGAACTGGAAAGACAACTGGCAGTTCAGCGTACGAGTTCTTCCTCCGGACGTGTGAGGCTCTGGTCAGCTGGTAACTCTGTGGTAATGATTCAGTGCGTTGGTTCCCGCGAGCCTGGGCGTCCCTATTGTTCGCGTGTATGCTGTGCGGAAGCGGTCAAGAATGCAATCGAGCTGAAGGAGTTGAGTCCGGATACGGATGTGTATGTCCTTTACCGCGACATCAGAACTTACGGAATGCGTGAGGAATACTATCGCCAGGCACGCGAGCTGGGTGTGGTGTTCATTCGCTATACACCAGAGAATAAACCTGAGGTCAAGCTTGTTGAGGGTAAGCCGATTGTGCTGACGTATGATCCGATCCTGGGTCGAAGGCTTGAACTCAGACCTGACTGGCTGGTACTGAGCACGGGTGTCGTGGCGCAAACCGGCTCAGAGGAACTGGCCAAGATGCTCAAGGTGCCGCTGAATGCCGACGGGTTCTTCCTTGAGGCGCATATGAAGCTGAGACCGGTAGATTTCGCGACTGAAGGCGTGTTCATGGCCGGGATGTGCCACTTCCCGAAGTTTATTGACGAATCCATTGCCCAAGCCAGGGCTGCTGCGGCCAGGGCGGCTACGGTATTGGCGCGCGAGTTTATTGAGTCTGAGGCAACGGTGGCACATGTTGACCAGACCCGTTGTACTGCCTGCCACATGTGCGAGACGCTCTGTGCGTACCGCGCCATCGAGGTTAAGACTGTGAATGAGACATTCGGCATCCAGGCCGCGGTAGTCAACGAGGCGCTGTGCAAAGGATGCGGCGCGTGCGTGGCCAGTTGTCGGTGCTCGGCCATAGACCTCAGGGGATTTACCAACGAGAACATCAGCCGCGAAATTGAGGCACTGCTCAACGTGTAG